The following coding sequences lie in one Mus musculus strain C57BL/6J chromosome 11, GRCm38.p6 C57BL/6J genomic window:
- the Btnl10 gene encoding butyrophilin-like protein 10 variant 2 precursor (variant 2 precursor is encoded by transcript variant 2): MARAHPGDATLPSILVSFIFLQLLTSGNGKSDFLVLGPPHPLLAIVGQDKELPCKLSLNISAEGMELRWYRDKPSSVVHVYKNGEDVYDEQMVEYKGRTSFNGSHVARGEAAVKIHNVTVFDNGTYHCVFKEYTSHSQATLWLKVAGRGSSPRIRVTDTQDKGIRAECTSAGWYPEPKVEWLDLKGQPVSAESHFSVSASTGLVALLSIVTPQDTAVGGLTCSISNPLLPEKDTGFLAAVVKVSVSGAHTGNIGQSVQSHGSIIKSSESFSVKVP, from the exons ATGGCAAGGGCACACCCTGGAGATGCTACTCTGCCAAGCATCTTGGTCAGCTTCATCTTCCTGCAACTCCTGACTTCTGGGAACG GAAAATCAGATTTCCTCGTCCTTGGACCTCCCCACCCACTTCTGGCCATAGTTGGTCAAGACAAAGAGTTGCCCTGCAAACTGTCACTCAACATCAGCGCTGAGGGCATGGAGCTGAGGTGGTACAGGGACAAGCCCTCGTCAGTCGTGCATGTGTACAAGAATGGGGAGGATGTGTATGACGAGCAGATGGTGGAATATAAGGGAAGGACCTCATTCAACGGCAGCCATGTAGCCAGGGGAGAAGCTGCTGTGAAGATCCACAACGTCACCGTGTTTGACAACGGGACTTATCACTGTGTGTTTAAGGAGTACACATCCCACAGCCAGGCCACCCTGTGGCTGAAGGTGGCAG gGCGGGGCTCGTCCCCCAGAATCCGTGTGACTGACACCCAGGACAAAGGCATCCGGGCCGAGTGCACCTCAGCAGGCTGGTACCCCGAGCCCAAGGTGGAGTGGCTGGACCTTAAAGGACAACCAGTGTCTGCTGAGAGTCACTTCTCAGTTTCAGCCAGCACTGGCCTCGTGGCCCTGCTCTCCATTGTGACTCCCCAGGATACGGCTGTGGGGGGCCTGACTTGCTCCATCTCCAATCCCCTCCTCCCAGAGAAG gACACTGGATTCCTTGCAGCCGTAGTTAAGGTATCTGTGAGCGGAGCTCACACAGGGAACATTGGTCAGAGTGTACAGTCACATGGCAGCATCATCAAAAGTTCAGAGTCTTTCTCTGTAAAAGTTCCCTAG
- the Btnl10 gene encoding butyrophilin-like protein 10 isoform X1: MARAHPGDATLPSILVSFIFLQLLTSGNGKSDFLVLGPPHPLLAIVGQDKELPCKLSLNISAEGMELRWYRDKPSSVVHVYKNGEDVYDEQMVEYKGRTSFNGSHVARGEAAVKIHNVTVFDNGTYHCVFKEYTSHSQATLWLKVAGRGSSPRIRVTDTQDKGIRAECTSAGWYPEPKVEWLDLKGQPVSAESHFSVSASTGLVALLSIVTPQDTAVGGLTCSISNPLLPEKVTETYLLASLSRRPLSTESGPALPLILTALGLVSAAIACAFGKCHKEEHKTNQEEEDPGARDEAGLFHVSLSLDPETASPKLMVSEDQKSVKRLLFDQDVFPSSRRFNQDPCILAQERFEAGRHYWEVEVGDRRAWILGVCLESLVREGRIPKSPQHGLWALEFYKKKLQALSYPRTCLSPPEPLRRVGILLDFEAGQISFYNSTNGSLIYVFSGFSFSGPLQPFFCLWTHDPRPLTICSVVTETKDTESSGDPGLPGDS; encoded by the exons ATGGCAAGGGCACACCCTGGAGATGCTACTCTGCCAAGCATCTTGGTCAGCTTCATCTTCCTGCAACTCCTGACTTCTGGGAACG GAAAATCAGATTTCCTCGTCCTTGGACCTCCCCACCCACTTCTGGCCATAGTTGGTCAAGACAAAGAGTTGCCCTGCAAACTGTCACTCAACATCAGCGCTGAGGGCATGGAGCTGAGGTGGTACAGGGACAAGCCCTCGTCAGTCGTGCATGTGTACAAGAATGGGGAGGATGTGTATGACGAGCAGATGGTGGAATATAAGGGAAGGACCTCATTCAACGGCAGCCATGTAGCCAGGGGAGAAGCTGCTGTGAAGATCCACAACGTCACCGTGTTTGACAACGGGACTTATCACTGTGTGTTTAAGGAGTACACATCCCACAGCCAGGCCACCCTGTGGCTGAAGGTGGCAG gGCGGGGCTCGTCCCCCAGAATCCGTGTGACTGACACCCAGGACAAAGGCATCCGGGCCGAGTGCACCTCAGCAGGCTGGTACCCCGAGCCCAAGGTGGAGTGGCTGGACCTTAAAGGACAACCAGTGTCTGCTGAGAGTCACTTCTCAGTTTCAGCCAGCACTGGCCTCGTGGCCCTGCTCTCCATTGTGACTCCCCAGGATACGGCTGTGGGGGGCCTGACTTGCTCCATCTCCAATCCCCTCCTCCCAGAGAAGGTGACAGAGACTTACCTGCTGG CCTCCCTGTCCAGAAGGCCTCTGTCCACGGAAAGCGGACCAGCTCTGCCTTTGATCCTCACGGCACTAGGGCTGGTTTCAGCAGCAATAGCCTGTGCCTTTGGGAAATGTCACAAAGAAGAGCATAAAACAAATCAGGAAGAGGAGGATCCAGGAGCCCGTGATGAGGCCGGGCTCTTCCACG TGAGTCTGTCCCTGGATCCTGAAACCGCCAGTCCCAAACTCATGGTGTCTGAGGATCAGAAAAGCGTGAAGCGGCTGCTATTTGACCAGGACGTATtccccagttccaggagatttaaCCAGGACCCCTGCATCCTGGCTCAAGAGCGATTTGAGGCAGGGAGACATTACTGGGAAGTGGAGGTTGGGGACAGGAGGGCCTGGATTCTGGGTGTGTGTCTAGAGAGTTTGGTACGGGAAGGAAGGATCCCCAAGTCACCCCAGCATGGCCTCTGGGCACTAGAGTTTTACAAGAAGAAACTCCAAGCCCTCTCCTACCCCCGGACTTGCCTGTCTCCTCCAGAGCCCCTCCGGCGGGTGGGCATCCTCTTAGACTTTGAGGCAGGGCAAATCTCCTTTTATAATTCAACCAATGGCTCCCTGATCTATGTGTTCTCTGGGTTCTCCTTTTCTGGTCCCCTGCAgccattcttctgcctctggacccATGACCCCAGACCCCTCACCATCTGCTCGGTGGTCACAGAGACCAAAGACACAGAATCTTCTGGAGATCCCGGCCTCCCTGGGGACTCCTGA
- the Btnl10 gene encoding butyrophilin-like protein 10 isoform X2, whose translation MARAHPGDATLPSILVSFIFLQLLTSGNGKSDFLVLGPPHPLLAIVGQDKELPCKLSLNISAEGMELRWYRDKPSSVVHVYKNGEDVYDEQMVEYKGRTSFNGSHVARGEAAVKIHNVTVFDNGTYHCVFKEYTSHSQATLWLKVAGRGSSPRIRVTDTQDKGIRAECTSAGWYPEPKVEWLDLKGQPVSAESHFSVSASTGLVALLSIVTPQDTAVGGLTCSISNPLLPEKVTETYLLASLSRRPLSTESGPALPLILTALGLVSAAIACAFGKCHKEEHKTNQEEEDPGARDEAGLFHVSLSLDPETASPKLMVSEDQKSVKRLLFDQDVFPSSRRFNQDPCILAQERFEPFFCLWTHDPRPLTICSVVTETKDTESSGDPGLPGDS comes from the exons ATGGCAAGGGCACACCCTGGAGATGCTACTCTGCCAAGCATCTTGGTCAGCTTCATCTTCCTGCAACTCCTGACTTCTGGGAACG GAAAATCAGATTTCCTCGTCCTTGGACCTCCCCACCCACTTCTGGCCATAGTTGGTCAAGACAAAGAGTTGCCCTGCAAACTGTCACTCAACATCAGCGCTGAGGGCATGGAGCTGAGGTGGTACAGGGACAAGCCCTCGTCAGTCGTGCATGTGTACAAGAATGGGGAGGATGTGTATGACGAGCAGATGGTGGAATATAAGGGAAGGACCTCATTCAACGGCAGCCATGTAGCCAGGGGAGAAGCTGCTGTGAAGATCCACAACGTCACCGTGTTTGACAACGGGACTTATCACTGTGTGTTTAAGGAGTACACATCCCACAGCCAGGCCACCCTGTGGCTGAAGGTGGCAG gGCGGGGCTCGTCCCCCAGAATCCGTGTGACTGACACCCAGGACAAAGGCATCCGGGCCGAGTGCACCTCAGCAGGCTGGTACCCCGAGCCCAAGGTGGAGTGGCTGGACCTTAAAGGACAACCAGTGTCTGCTGAGAGTCACTTCTCAGTTTCAGCCAGCACTGGCCTCGTGGCCCTGCTCTCCATTGTGACTCCCCAGGATACGGCTGTGGGGGGCCTGACTTGCTCCATCTCCAATCCCCTCCTCCCAGAGAAGGTGACAGAGACTTACCTGCTGG CCTCCCTGTCCAGAAGGCCTCTGTCCACGGAAAGCGGACCAGCTCTGCCTTTGATCCTCACGGCACTAGGGCTGGTTTCAGCAGCAATAGCCTGTGCCTTTGGGAAATGTCACAAAGAAGAGCATAAAACAAATCAGGAAGAGGAGGATCCAGGAGCCCGTGATGAGGCCGGGCTCTTCCACG TGAGTCTGTCCCTGGATCCTGAAACCGCCAGTCCCAAACTCATGGTGTCTGAGGATCAGAAAAGCGTGAAGCGGCTGCTATTTGACCAGGACGTATtccccagttccaggagatttaaCCAGGACCCCTGCATCCTGGCTCAAGAGCGATTTGAG ccattcttctgcctctggacccATGACCCCAGACCCCTCACCATCTGCTCGGTGGTCACAGAGACCAAAGACACAGAATCTTCTGGAGATCCCGGCCTCCCTGGGGACTCCTGA
- the Btnl10 gene encoding butyrophilin-like protein 10 isoform X4, which yields MARAHPGDATLPSILVSFIFLQLLTSGNGKSDFLVLGPPHPLLAIVGQDKELPCKLSLNISAEGMELRWYRDKPSSVVHVYKNGEDVYDEQMVEYKGRTSFNGSHVARGEAAVKIHNVTVFDNGTYHCVFKEYTSHSQATLWLKVAGRGSSPRIRVTDTQDKGIRAECTSAGWYPEPKVEWLDLKGQPVSAESHFSVSASTGLVALLSIVTPQDTAVGGLTCSISNPLLPEKVTETYLLAPGSSIHLISRS from the exons ATGGCAAGGGCACACCCTGGAGATGCTACTCTGCCAAGCATCTTGGTCAGCTTCATCTTCCTGCAACTCCTGACTTCTGGGAACG GAAAATCAGATTTCCTCGTCCTTGGACCTCCCCACCCACTTCTGGCCATAGTTGGTCAAGACAAAGAGTTGCCCTGCAAACTGTCACTCAACATCAGCGCTGAGGGCATGGAGCTGAGGTGGTACAGGGACAAGCCCTCGTCAGTCGTGCATGTGTACAAGAATGGGGAGGATGTGTATGACGAGCAGATGGTGGAATATAAGGGAAGGACCTCATTCAACGGCAGCCATGTAGCCAGGGGAGAAGCTGCTGTGAAGATCCACAACGTCACCGTGTTTGACAACGGGACTTATCACTGTGTGTTTAAGGAGTACACATCCCACAGCCAGGCCACCCTGTGGCTGAAGGTGGCAG gGCGGGGCTCGTCCCCCAGAATCCGTGTGACTGACACCCAGGACAAAGGCATCCGGGCCGAGTGCACCTCAGCAGGCTGGTACCCCGAGCCCAAGGTGGAGTGGCTGGACCTTAAAGGACAACCAGTGTCTGCTGAGAGTCACTTCTCAGTTTCAGCCAGCACTGGCCTCGTGGCCCTGCTCTCCATTGTGACTCCCCAGGATACGGCTGTGGGGGGCCTGACTTGCTCCATCTCCAATCCCCTCCTCCCAGAGAAGGTGACAGAGACTTACCTGCTGG ctcctgggtcTTCAATACACCTCATCTCACGGTCATAG
- the Btnl10 gene encoding butyrophilin-like protein 10 isoform X3 produces MARAHPGDATLPSILVSFIFLQLLTSGNGKSDFLVLGPPHPLLAIVGQDKELPCKLSLNISAEGMELRWYRDKPSSVVHVYKNGEDVYDEQMVEYKGRTSFNGSHVARGEAAVKIHNVTVFDNGTYHCVFKEYTSHSQATLWLKVAGRGSSPRIRVTDTQDKGIRAECTSAGWYPEPKVEWLDLKGQPVSAESHFSVSASTGLVALLSIVTPQDTAVGGLTCSISNPLLPEKVTETYLLAYHCVTLTGLELTITTQS; encoded by the exons ATGGCAAGGGCACACCCTGGAGATGCTACTCTGCCAAGCATCTTGGTCAGCTTCATCTTCCTGCAACTCCTGACTTCTGGGAACG GAAAATCAGATTTCCTCGTCCTTGGACCTCCCCACCCACTTCTGGCCATAGTTGGTCAAGACAAAGAGTTGCCCTGCAAACTGTCACTCAACATCAGCGCTGAGGGCATGGAGCTGAGGTGGTACAGGGACAAGCCCTCGTCAGTCGTGCATGTGTACAAGAATGGGGAGGATGTGTATGACGAGCAGATGGTGGAATATAAGGGAAGGACCTCATTCAACGGCAGCCATGTAGCCAGGGGAGAAGCTGCTGTGAAGATCCACAACGTCACCGTGTTTGACAACGGGACTTATCACTGTGTGTTTAAGGAGTACACATCCCACAGCCAGGCCACCCTGTGGCTGAAGGTGGCAG gGCGGGGCTCGTCCCCCAGAATCCGTGTGACTGACACCCAGGACAAAGGCATCCGGGCCGAGTGCACCTCAGCAGGCTGGTACCCCGAGCCCAAGGTGGAGTGGCTGGACCTTAAAGGACAACCAGTGTCTGCTGAGAGTCACTTCTCAGTTTCAGCCAGCACTGGCCTCGTGGCCCTGCTCTCCATTGTGACTCCCCAGGATACGGCTGTGGGGGGCCTGACTTGCTCCATCTCCAATCCCCTCCTCCCAGAGAAGGTGACAGAGACTTACCTGCTGG cttatcactgtgtaaccctgactggcctggaactcacaataaCCACGCAGTCATGA